One genomic region from Halobacteriovorax vibrionivorans encodes:
- the fliS gene encoding flagellar export chaperone FliS translates to MSYGLGAYKQTSVKTASKEQILLMLYQAAIKNCKKAIEAIEKKDIAEKGQYIGKLQDIIIELNSSLDFEVGGDVANELSSLYDYMLHSSTQANIKIDKEPLKGVLDVLTTLYEGWQQAIKQLRAEQKAK, encoded by the coding sequence ATGAGTTACGGTTTAGGTGCTTACAAACAAACATCTGTAAAAACAGCAAGTAAGGAACAAATCCTACTAATGCTTTATCAAGCTGCAATTAAGAATTGTAAGAAGGCCATTGAAGCAATTGAAAAAAAGGATATTGCAGAAAAGGGCCAATACATTGGAAAGTTGCAGGACATTATTATTGAACTTAACAGTAGTCTAGACTTTGAAGTTGGTGGAGATGTTGCCAATGAATTGTCGTCACTTTATGACTATATGCTACATTCAAGTACACAAGCTAATATCAAGATCGATAAAGAACCATTAAAAGGTGTACTCGATGTTTTAACGACTCTATATGAAGGTTGGCAACAGGCCATCAAGCAATTAAGAGCAGAACAGAAGGCAAAATAA
- a CDS encoding SAM-dependent methyltransferase, protein MTFKVKDYYYKKAKKENFLARSIYKLEEIDNKYKVIKKGNNVLDLGYFPGSWMQYTSKKIGPDGFAVGIDIKPVNKKLLGVKNIKLFEKSIFDVTTVEELDFDDRFDVVISDMAPNTTGVRSVDQLRSLNLIEQVFHHLPVFLKPGGNFVIKVFDGHEAQVFLKSQKNIFKEFHFLKPKSTRSVSKEFFVIGKGYKGDQKV, encoded by the coding sequence ATGACGTTTAAAGTTAAGGATTACTATTATAAAAAGGCCAAGAAAGAGAACTTTCTTGCTCGCTCAATTTATAAATTAGAAGAGATTGATAATAAGTATAAAGTTATTAAGAAGGGTAATAATGTTCTTGATTTAGGTTATTTCCCAGGCTCGTGGATGCAGTACACGAGTAAGAAGATTGGGCCAGATGGCTTTGCTGTCGGTATCGATATCAAACCAGTCAATAAGAAACTTTTAGGAGTTAAGAATATTAAACTCTTTGAAAAGAGTATTTTTGATGTAACGACAGTAGAAGAGCTTGATTTTGATGATCGCTTTGATGTTGTTATTTCTGATATGGCCCCTAATACAACGGGTGTTCGATCAGTTGACCAGTTAAGGAGTTTAAACCTTATTGAGCAGGTTTTTCATCACTTACCTGTCTTTTTAAAGCCTGGTGGAAACTTTGTTATTAAAGTATTTGATGGCCATGAGGCGCAAGTCTTTTTAAAATCACAAAAAAACATTTTTAAAGAATTCCATTTTTTAAAGCCAAAATCGACACGATCGGTAAGTAAGGAATTCTTTGTGATTGGTAAAGGCTATAAAGGTGATCAAAAAGTATAA
- a CDS encoding penicillin-binding transpeptidase domain-containing protein — translation MIKKYKFIYKYLLILAPLALIGFFFLGKEENKKAKVESKPSVISDQQLKHYLSSQLLDPVEPFQQSIQHNGKLYNIEYATDKKLEKFVRWRLRYYRPDKAAVVVMDNNNGNLLVSLGFTRKGKVFDYLLPFTGTHPAASVFKIVTSADLVNNADFDIHDKFKYRGRGTTLYKYQLKNKKTRWQRSTSFDRAFAYSNNVIFGKAAINNTTPQELEQMAQKLGFNEDLMSEIDLARSTFEVPKTDYALAEIASGFNKRTQMSPVHCAVISSIVANEGELTYPRLALHLSDNKSEDVWTNEIRKERVINKKVADELSELMQGTIKRGTARRTFRRYMNRRLSSKLEMGGKTGSITGGFPYGKRDWFTSYAKPKKDNNDKGISVCVMIINYEKWYVKSTKLAQEIISRYYRGLK, via the coding sequence GTGATCAAAAAGTATAAATTTATCTATAAGTATTTACTAATCTTGGCCCCACTTGCCTTGATTGGTTTTTTCTTTTTAGGAAAAGAAGAGAATAAAAAAGCAAAAGTTGAAAGTAAACCAAGTGTTATTAGTGATCAGCAACTAAAGCACTATCTCTCCAGTCAATTATTGGACCCGGTTGAACCATTTCAACAATCAATTCAACACAATGGCAAATTGTATAATATTGAGTACGCAACAGATAAGAAGCTTGAAAAGTTTGTTCGCTGGAGGTTGCGCTACTATCGTCCTGATAAAGCAGCTGTTGTTGTAATGGATAATAATAATGGAAATCTTTTAGTTTCCCTCGGTTTTACTAGAAAAGGGAAAGTCTTTGATTATTTACTACCATTTACTGGGACCCATCCCGCCGCCAGTGTCTTTAAGATTGTAACTAGTGCGGATCTTGTAAATAATGCTGACTTCGATATTCATGATAAATTTAAGTACCGAGGAAGAGGGACAACTCTTTATAAGTACCAGCTAAAAAATAAGAAGACACGTTGGCAGAGGTCGACTTCTTTTGATCGTGCCTTTGCATATTCAAATAATGTAATCTTTGGTAAAGCCGCTATTAACAACACAACTCCACAGGAGCTAGAGCAAATGGCGCAAAAATTAGGCTTTAATGAAGACCTTATGAGTGAAATCGATTTAGCTCGCTCAACATTTGAAGTTCCTAAAACTGATTACGCCTTGGCCGAGATAGCGTCAGGTTTTAATAAACGCACACAGATGTCACCAGTTCATTGTGCTGTGATTTCAAGCATTGTGGCAAATGAGGGAGAGCTGACTTATCCACGTTTGGCACTGCATTTAAGTGATAATAAGAGCGAGGATGTCTGGACAAACGAAATAAGAAAAGAACGAGTTATAAATAAGAAAGTTGCTGATGAGTTATCTGAACTAATGCAGGGAACGATTAAAAGGGGTACAGCAAGAAGAACCTTTAGACGTTATATGAATCGTCGCCTTTCAAGCAAGCTTGAAATGGGAGGTAAAACAGGTTCTATTACAGGTGGATTCCCCTATGGAAAACGAGACTGGTTTACTTCTTATGCAAAACCTAAAAAGGATAATAATGACAAGGGCATCTCTGTTTGTGTTATGATTATTAACTATGAAAAGTGGTATGTTAAATCCACAAAATTAGCACAGGAAATAATCTCAAGATACTATAGAGGGCTTAAGTAA
- a CDS encoding glycosyltransferase family 9 protein produces the protein MKDILIINFKRHGDIFQMGRLISSLKYKHPDSNISILINKEFETSAQTLGGIKQIFTLDRKRIVSYKKNKIYSDGFALDEFGKTIKEINKGWNLVINYSNDRISTSLTSYLAKEYKGIKFDTHCNVNYSNEWSIVFNDILTQQKYTPINFNDTYHKMCCLKENNSFNSLNVSNEYNKVCHQNFLKMRKSESKNNPKIIGLQLTASNLSKMIERSELIKLINELNNRVDTIPLLLIAPTSEERNFANKINSELDKKAVTIEAPFTALPSVLINCDILVTPDTAIKHVADILDVPLIELSMGPSPFLKQGTVNPESIIMTPRLKDRDFTYTASVHTEKQVRSNEVIKANDIIYGLEKYYLGFTDAKLENKEISVYRPENDEVGTFYKNIEGRFDAEIEISRYLSRDFILRKIERKSLSSHGIIESNLNFTSNWLEQTQGELIKSSRHVLAAIKTALAKDSQKLNEKLLEMNRYITSASDYCSLPFLFYKAKISNIDNPTIEEIENTLIGLKNDLQIQFEQVKEVSNLIRENRSKIRTESAKDFIHESRSE, from the coding sequence ATGAAAGATATACTAATAATAAATTTCAAGCGACATGGTGACATTTTTCAGATGGGAAGACTCATCTCTTCTTTAAAATACAAACACCCAGATTCAAATATTTCAATTCTAATAAATAAAGAATTTGAAACTTCTGCACAAACACTAGGTGGCATAAAGCAAATCTTCACTCTCGATCGTAAAAGAATTGTTAGTTATAAAAAGAATAAAATATATTCTGATGGCTTTGCTCTTGATGAATTTGGTAAAACGATTAAGGAAATTAACAAGGGTTGGAATTTAGTTATCAATTATTCTAATGATCGAATTTCAACAAGCCTTACATCTTACCTAGCAAAGGAATACAAAGGCATAAAGTTTGATACACATTGTAATGTAAATTATTCAAATGAATGGTCTATTGTTTTTAATGATATTTTAACTCAACAAAAATATACACCTATAAACTTTAATGACACTTACCACAAGATGTGCTGTTTAAAAGAAAACAACTCATTTAACTCGTTAAATGTTTCAAATGAATACAATAAGGTATGCCATCAAAACTTCCTAAAGATGCGCAAATCAGAGAGTAAAAATAATCCTAAAATAATTGGTTTACAGCTTACGGCATCTAACCTCAGCAAGATGATCGAAAGAAGTGAGCTTATCAAACTTATTAATGAATTAAATAATCGAGTTGATACTATTCCACTTCTATTAATTGCTCCAACGTCGGAAGAAAGAAATTTTGCGAACAAAATTAATTCAGAACTTGATAAGAAAGCAGTAACAATAGAGGCTCCCTTCACGGCGCTTCCTTCTGTATTAATTAATTGCGATATTTTAGTAACTCCAGATACAGCTATTAAGCATGTCGCTGATATACTCGATGTTCCTTTAATAGAATTATCAATGGGTCCTTCACCATTTTTAAAACAAGGAACAGTAAACCCAGAGAGTATTATTATGACTCCAAGGTTAAAAGATCGTGATTTTACATATACAGCAAGTGTTCACACTGAAAAACAAGTAAGAAGTAACGAAGTTATAAAAGCTAATGATATCATTTATGGCCTTGAAAAATATTATCTAGGTTTCACAGATGCAAAGTTAGAAAACAAAGAAATCTCAGTCTATCGACCTGAGAATGATGAGGTTGGTACTTTCTATAAAAATATTGAAGGACGCTTTGATGCAGAGATTGAAATCTCTCGTTATCTTTCAAGAGACTTTATATTAAGAAAAATTGAAAGAAAAAGCCTTTCTAGTCATGGGATAATCGAATCTAACTTGAACTTCACTTCAAACTGGCTAGAGCAAACACAAGGTGAATTAATCAAATCATCTCGTCATGTATTAGCAGCAATAAAAACGGCCTTAGCTAAAGACAGTCAAAAGCTGAATGAGAAGTTGTTAGAAATGAATCGTTATATAACTAGTGCGTCTGACTACTGTTCACTACCTTTCTTATTTTATAAAGCAAAAATAAGTAATATAGACAATCCGACTATAGAAGAAATTGAAAATACACTAATTGGACTTAAAAACGACTTACAAATTCAATTTGAACAAGTCAAAGAAGTTTCAAATCTCATAAGAGAAAATCGCAGCAAGATTCGCACAGAATCGGCAAAGGACTTTATACATGAATCAAGATCAGAATAA
- the fliD gene encoding flagellar filament capping protein FliD, with amino-acid sequence MSIAMGSINTGLPKDIVQQIMKAERIPINNMEARKGKIQDKKALVQQLSSLVEAMRGTLLQNGSARSLRELEVVGNDDIVEISADKNIAEPATYQFEVKQLAQKSSAMTSGFADPDESYIGVGFIQYTLPNGENKEIYIDADNASLKSVAKLINKNDDAGLRASVVNDGSGSDTPWRLILSLKDTGDINKADFPYFYFVDGEQDFYIEFEREAQDAIVALDGFEIELPENKAAELIPGVTIDLKKAKPGEEFTINISEDAGKVGEKINSLIEQINGVLSFIKQQNTMDENTDTSRTLGGDILLQSIESRIRNTIFKDIKVDGRTSRIGNIGIQFTREGLLEFDQEKFKSEMEKDYDHVAEVLTGRYEDGTKTNGFIDNLKETVGQLLQFPNGLLSSRKRSLDNNIETIDRRIAQRENMLQQKEKNLKDKFARLEGTMSRIKAQGAGLGGAPSPMG; translated from the coding sequence TTGTCTATAGCAATGGGCTCCATTAACACCGGCCTTCCAAAGGATATTGTTCAGCAAATCATGAAAGCTGAGCGTATACCTATTAATAATATGGAAGCGCGCAAGGGAAAGATTCAGGACAAGAAAGCTCTTGTTCAGCAACTCTCATCTCTTGTTGAGGCCATGCGTGGTACACTCCTCCAAAACGGTAGTGCGAGATCCCTAAGAGAGCTGGAAGTTGTTGGAAACGATGATATCGTAGAAATCAGTGCTGACAAGAACATCGCAGAGCCTGCGACCTATCAATTTGAAGTTAAACAACTTGCACAGAAGTCATCGGCAATGACCTCTGGATTTGCTGATCCAGACGAGAGCTATATCGGTGTAGGATTTATTCAATACACATTACCAAACGGTGAAAATAAAGAGATATATATTGATGCAGATAATGCTTCACTTAAGTCTGTTGCAAAGCTAATCAATAAAAATGACGACGCAGGCCTTAGAGCAAGTGTTGTAAATGATGGTTCCGGCTCAGATACACCGTGGAGACTAATTCTCTCCCTTAAAGACACTGGAGATATCAATAAGGCTGACTTTCCATACTTCTACTTTGTCGATGGAGAGCAAGACTTTTATATTGAGTTTGAAAGAGAGGCCCAAGATGCAATTGTTGCCCTTGATGGTTTTGAAATTGAACTCCCTGAAAATAAAGCAGCTGAACTTATTCCAGGTGTAACAATTGATCTAAAAAAAGCGAAGCCAGGTGAAGAATTTACAATAAATATCAGTGAGGATGCTGGGAAAGTTGGTGAAAAGATCAACTCACTAATTGAACAAATCAATGGTGTTCTTTCTTTTATTAAACAACAAAATACCATGGATGAGAATACGGATACATCTAGAACACTAGGTGGGGATATCCTACTACAGTCTATTGAATCAAGAATTAGAAATACAATCTTTAAAGATATTAAAGTTGATGGAAGAACGTCCCGTATAGGAAATATCGGTATTCAATTTACAAGAGAAGGTCTTTTAGAATTTGATCAAGAGAAATTTAAAAGTGAGATGGAAAAGGATTATGATCACGTAGCGGAGGTTTTAACTGGACGCTATGAAGATGGAACTAAAACGAATGGTTTCATTGATAATCTTAAAGAAACTGTTGGTCAGCTTCTACAATTTCCAAATGGTCTATTATCATCAAGAAAACGTTCATTAGATAATAATATTGAAACAATCGACCGAAGAATTGCTCAGCGAGAAAATATGCTACAGCAAAAAGAAAAAAACTTAAAAGATAAGTTCGCTCGATTAGAAGGAACAATGTCAAGAATTAAGGCACAAGGTGCTGGCCTAGGTGGCGCACCTTCGCCAATGGGATAG